Proteins from one Embleya scabrispora genomic window:
- a CDS encoding ATP-grasp domain-containing protein, which produces MRICLVTDRPDHPLLADARALLTPRHEVVAIDPDTVTADHPITADVYLLKARTARALAFAERAERHGARVLNSAAATRACQDRVRMAELAWTAGLPFPDTTAFASPAELLDTGPVFPLMVKSRHSRRHDLVARVDDARALRAMAREWPDEPIVAQEFVDNGGWDHKLWVVDGHVFAGLRRTALDGPADTKPIAPQDLPTGWAALARRVGEAFGLDVYGVDILEVDGVPSIIDVNAFPGMRDMRGAPEALAELATGSGMPRSTRMSAEAQLSASCPTGAMRVERAKPIR; this is translated from the coding sequence GTGCGGATCTGCCTCGTCACCGACCGCCCCGACCACCCGCTTCTCGCGGACGCGCGCGCCCTGTTGACGCCGCGTCACGAGGTCGTCGCGATCGATCCGGACACCGTCACCGCCGACCACCCGATCACCGCCGACGTCTACCTGCTCAAGGCCCGTACCGCCCGGGCGCTCGCGTTCGCCGAACGGGCCGAGCGGCACGGCGCGCGGGTGCTCAACTCGGCGGCGGCCACCCGCGCCTGCCAGGACCGGGTCCGGATGGCCGAGCTCGCCTGGACCGCCGGGCTGCCGTTCCCGGACACCACCGCCTTTGCCTCGCCCGCCGAACTGCTCGACACCGGTCCTGTCTTCCCGCTGATGGTGAAGAGCCGACACAGCCGCAGACACGACCTGGTGGCTCGGGTCGACGACGCGCGGGCGCTGCGGGCGATGGCCCGGGAATGGCCGGACGAGCCGATCGTGGCCCAGGAGTTCGTCGACAACGGGGGCTGGGACCACAAGTTGTGGGTGGTCGACGGGCACGTCTTCGCGGGCCTGCGCCGCACCGCGCTCGACGGCCCCGCCGACACCAAGCCGATCGCCCCGCAGGACCTGCCGACCGGCTGGGCCGCCCTGGCCCGCCGAGTGGGTGAGGCGTTCGGTCTCGACGTCTACGGCGTGGACATCCTCGAGGTCGACGGCGTCCCGTCGATCATCGACGTGAACGCCTTCCCCGGCATGCGCGATATGCGCGGCGCGCCCGAGGCCCTGGCGGAATTGGCCACCGGATCCGGGATGCCACGGAGTACCCGTATGTCGGCCGAGGCGCAGTTGTCCGCCTCGTGCCCGACCGGCGCAATGCGAGTGGAACGGGCAAAACCCATCCGCTGA
- a CDS encoding ATP-grasp domain-containing protein, whose amino-acid sequence MKLAFLVEEHYRHDGMPLDVIRQLDAWGHHVDIVRPGSSLIDLSDLIRAGSHDAWVLKTVSGGPGLGLLEAAAALGLTTINDARSIRSVRDKAVAAVIARANGLPMPDTWFAAIPDLLGAIPADRYPLVVKPADGSSGRAVHLVSGPEDLADLAVELVHEGPLLAQEYVPNSGQDLKVYSVAGELHATVRRSPLHPQQPVRESRVPLPSGTAALMQRIGATFGLDLFGVDIIEGPDGPMVVDVNDFPSFRCVPDGVARVARAVLDLAAGSAGVGVGPAHHGTGLVTAVRPPLRARSVVTPARAAASPIVDAAPAAYVG is encoded by the coding sequence ATGAAACTGGCCTTCCTGGTCGAGGAGCACTACCGCCATGACGGCATGCCGCTCGACGTGATCCGACAGCTCGACGCGTGGGGGCACCACGTCGACATCGTGCGTCCCGGCAGCTCGTTGATCGACCTGTCCGACCTGATCCGGGCCGGTTCGCACGACGCGTGGGTGCTCAAGACCGTCTCCGGCGGCCCGGGACTGGGTCTGCTCGAGGCCGCTGCGGCGCTCGGGCTCACCACGATCAACGACGCGCGTTCGATCCGGTCGGTGCGGGACAAGGCGGTGGCCGCGGTGATCGCGCGCGCGAACGGGCTGCCCATGCCGGACACCTGGTTCGCCGCCATCCCGGACCTGCTCGGCGCGATCCCCGCCGACCGCTACCCGCTCGTGGTCAAACCCGCCGACGGCAGCTCCGGCCGGGCCGTGCACCTGGTGTCCGGCCCCGAGGACCTGGCCGACCTCGCCGTCGAACTGGTCCACGAGGGGCCGTTGTTGGCCCAGGAGTACGTACCCAATTCCGGGCAGGACCTCAAGGTGTACTCCGTCGCCGGCGAACTGCACGCGACCGTGCGCCGCTCGCCGCTGCATCCGCAGCAGCCCGTCCGGGAGAGCCGGGTGCCGCTGCCGTCCGGAACGGCCGCGCTGATGCAGCGCATCGGCGCCACCTTCGGCCTCGACCTGTTCGGCGTCGACATCATCGAGGGGCCGGACGGCCCGATGGTCGTGGACGTCAACGACTTCCCCAGCTTCCGGTGCGTGCCCGACGGCGTCGCCCGAGTCGCCCGCGCGGTACTCGACCTCGCGGCCGGAAGCGCCGGCGTCGGCGTCGGGCCGGCCCACCACGGCACCGGCCTGGTCACCGCCGTCCGTCCCCCGCTGCGCGCCAGGTCCGTGGTCACCCCCGCCCGCGCCGCCGCGAGCCCGATCGTGGACGCCGCGCCGGCCGCGTACGTCGGCTGA
- a CDS encoding acyl-CoA thioesterase has protein sequence MEQAGTTVAQATPSSVREFTVDRSWWSWEGAHGGSLVALALEAMRDDVVARSGADRSARTINAHFLRPVDERPFRLTGTVEHAGRGSSVASFRAAQEGAPVLFGSAVFGARRPGPDEAGSPAPSVPPPDRCDPLALPAGLVAFGDHLEIRPAGPNLPLSGAAEPELVAWIRFADRRALDAAAVVILADALPPALFARWTRPRAAPSAELTVHFGNALDDGPVSGWALVRMRTEHAGNGWALDDSAVWTADGRLLALGRQARRVLADRGAPDPAGRPRPPRSR, from the coding sequence ATGGAGCAGGCAGGGACGACGGTGGCGCAGGCGACCCCCTCGTCGGTGCGCGAGTTCACGGTGGACCGGTCGTGGTGGTCGTGGGAGGGTGCGCACGGCGGGAGCCTGGTGGCGCTCGCGCTGGAGGCGATGCGGGACGACGTGGTCGCGCGGTCGGGCGCGGATCGGTCGGCGCGGACGATCAACGCGCACTTCCTCAGACCGGTGGACGAGCGCCCGTTCCGGCTGACCGGCACGGTGGAGCACGCCGGCCGCGGCAGTTCGGTCGCCTCGTTCCGCGCCGCGCAGGAGGGTGCCCCGGTGCTGTTCGGCTCGGCCGTTTTCGGTGCCCGGCGTCCCGGGCCGGACGAGGCCGGCTCCCCCGCGCCCAGCGTGCCGCCGCCGGACCGCTGCGACCCGCTCGCCCTGCCGGCCGGCCTGGTCGCGTTCGGGGACCACCTGGAGATCCGTCCGGCCGGGCCGAACCTCCCGCTGTCCGGCGCCGCCGAACCGGAGTTGGTCGCGTGGATCCGGTTCGCCGACCGGCGCGCACTGGACGCGGCGGCCGTGGTGATCCTGGCGGACGCCCTGCCGCCCGCGCTGTTCGCCCGGTGGACCCGGCCCAGGGCGGCCCCGTCGGCCGAGCTGACGGTGCACTTCGGCAACGCCCTGGACGACGGCCCGGTGTCCGGCTGGGCGCTGGTCCGGATGCGCACCGAGCACGCCGGCAACGGCTGGGCCCTGGACGACAGCGCGGTGTGGACGGCGGACGGACGCCTGCTCGCCCTGGGCCGCCAGGCCCGCCGGGTCCTGGCCGATCGGGGCGCGCCGGATCCGGCCGGGCGCCCCCGACCGCCTCGATCCCGCTGA
- a CDS encoding zinc ribbon domain-containing protein has product MLIWGFKTIFRTLSGGVFHCPRCGGDRQYHLKQARRWFTLFFIPIFPYKQQGTHVECATCGGTFHDTVLQGATSAQISAQLAQGMRALAVAVLRVTGMPSTAARTAAAGAVAEAGVTGYTVAQLDADLAGAPVDLPPILVPLGDQLQPQGREWLLSRAALIAAADGGIGSAERALLDQVGGLLQMTPAHVIGVVETAQRNVPRG; this is encoded by the coding sequence ATGCTCATCTGGGGTTTCAAGACCATATTCAGAACACTTTCGGGGGGCGTCTTCCATTGCCCGCGGTGCGGAGGTGATCGGCAATATCACCTCAAGCAGGCCCGCCGCTGGTTCACGCTGTTCTTCATCCCGATCTTCCCGTACAAGCAGCAGGGCACCCACGTCGAGTGCGCGACGTGTGGCGGCACCTTCCACGACACCGTGCTGCAGGGCGCGACCAGCGCCCAGATCTCCGCGCAACTCGCGCAGGGCATGCGGGCGTTGGCGGTGGCCGTGCTGCGCGTGACAGGCATGCCGTCCACCGCGGCCCGCACCGCGGCCGCGGGTGCCGTGGCCGAGGCGGGCGTGACCGGGTACACGGTCGCCCAACTGGACGCGGACCTGGCCGGCGCGCCGGTCGACCTGCCGCCGATCCTGGTCCCGCTCGGTGACCAACTCCAGCCGCAGGGCCGGGAATGGCTGCTCTCCCGGGCGGCCCTGATCGCCGCGGCCGACGGCGGTATCGGCTCCGCCGAGCGGGCCCTGCTCGACCAGGTGGGCGGGCTGCTCCAGATGACCCCGGCCCACGTCATCGGCGTCGTCGAGACCGCGCAGCGCAACGTTCCGCGCGGCTGA
- a CDS encoding aminopeptidase P family protein: MESHDREVSAALAESFRRGWADTGRKLPPLPGAAYAAKRRAALSERFPGERIVVPSGGLKTRSNDFDYTFRPHSAFVHLTAEQGTQAVPDSVLVFEPTGTGHSVVLFTRQRSPRGGPNGAELYSDRHHGEFWVGRRRTLAETSDALGIESAPRENLERALGGNVPTRVVRGEDTLVDALIPAVRPAEAEAELLTWLSESRLVKDEWEIEQMRAAVDYTVAGFHDVVGELRHATTLARGERWVEGTFNRRARLEGYGLGFETIAAAGAHACVLHWMHNDGPVRDGELLLLDAGIEADSFYTGDVTRTLPVNGRFSDVQRRVYDLVFAAQSAGIAALRPGAPFGDFHDAAMRVVAEGLDDWGLLPGGAEAALAPGSGLYRRFTICGSGHMLGLDCHDCAAARRQNYLGGTLEAGHVLTVEPGLYFQPDDLTIPEELRGIGVRIEDDFLITADGALCLSAALPRGADEVEAWMASLR, encoded by the coding sequence ATCGAGAGTCACGACCGTGAGGTGTCGGCCGCGCTGGCCGAGTCCTTCCGGCGGGGATGGGCGGACACCGGCCGGAAGTTGCCTCCCCTGCCCGGGGCCGCCTACGCGGCCAAGCGGCGCGCGGCGTTGTCCGAGCGCTTTCCCGGCGAACGGATCGTGGTCCCGTCGGGCGGGCTGAAGACCCGCAGCAACGACTTCGACTACACGTTCCGCCCCCACTCGGCGTTCGTGCACCTCACCGCCGAACAGGGCACCCAGGCCGTTCCCGACAGCGTGCTGGTCTTCGAACCCACCGGGACCGGCCACTCGGTCGTGTTGTTCACCCGGCAGCGATCCCCGCGCGGCGGCCCCAACGGCGCGGAGCTGTACAGCGACCGGCATCACGGCGAGTTCTGGGTCGGCCGCCGGCGCACACTGGCGGAGACCTCGGACGCGCTCGGAATCGAGTCCGCCCCGCGCGAGAACCTGGAACGCGCCCTCGGCGGCAACGTGCCGACCCGGGTGGTACGCGGCGAGGACACGCTCGTCGACGCGCTGATCCCGGCGGTGCGTCCGGCCGAGGCGGAGGCCGAACTGCTCACCTGGCTCTCCGAGTCGCGACTGGTCAAGGACGAGTGGGAGATCGAGCAGATGCGCGCGGCCGTGGACTACACGGTCGCCGGATTCCACGATGTGGTCGGCGAGTTGCGGCATGCCACGACCCTGGCCCGGGGCGAACGCTGGGTCGAGGGCACGTTCAACCGGCGGGCCCGCCTGGAGGGTTACGGTCTGGGCTTCGAGACCATCGCTGCGGCCGGGGCGCATGCGTGCGTCCTGCACTGGATGCACAACGACGGCCCGGTACGCGACGGCGAATTGCTGCTCCTGGACGCCGGCATCGAGGCCGACTCCTTCTACACCGGCGACGTCACCCGGACCCTGCCGGTCAACGGGCGCTTCAGCGACGTGCAACGCCGCGTCTACGACCTGGTGTTCGCCGCCCAGTCGGCCGGCATCGCGGCACTGCGCCCGGGTGCGCCGTTCGGCGACTTCCACGACGCCGCGATGCGCGTGGTCGCCGAAGGGCTGGACGACTGGGGCCTGTTGCCCGGAGGCGCCGAGGCCGCGCTCGCGCCCGGCTCGGGGTTGTACCGCCGCTTCACCATCTGCGGCTCCGGCCACATGCTCGGCCTGGACTGCCACGACTGCGCCGCGGCCCGCCGGCAGAACTACCTGGGCGGCACCCTGGAGGCCGGCCACGTGCTCACCGTCGAGCCGGGCCTGTACTTCCAGCCCGACGATCTGACCATCCCGGAGGAACTGCGCGGCATCGGGGTCCGGATCGAGGACGACTTCCTGATCACGGCCGACGGCGCGTTGTGTCTGTCCGCCGCACTGCCGCGTGGCGCGGACGAGGTCGAGGCCTGGATGGCGTCGCTGCGATGA
- a CDS encoding helix-turn-helix domain-containing protein, translating to MTTRRPLVDQVGGQLRRAGAVAVVGPTGFGKSQVLDDVCSAWQAAGDPVVRLSSARTDAQIAYAPLMDLFSACPAEVRGELSDLQRSAMDWVLRRVGGPEPDTTTFRVTVLSCLHAWGRRARPLLAADDVQWWGPGSLDVFGFAARRSRGSVSLLAALRPDGPSPHDVLGGGAVEIGIPPLGPQESIAVVRSFGIPLRAAARIHTATGGSPRLVSDIAAGLARAGIPIDALDATPLAPYARHAMRARLADLAEPVRRVLLLAALAAEPTPAGVRRAAGSSAEAALAAAEAAGVVRVTAGAVVFTAPVLREGIVAEAGGEAVRRAHRVLAAASLAADDRAWHAACALGATETAPELVPGLAEAAASARGRGDHIRAAEFGLLAVDRAGGGRPDLLVTAARDAEAAGRFDLARTALDRLIRTRAGPAARARAGFAVLDAAGRGAALLADVAAQALADATAAAEPALVSAAHLRLAWSAHLDRGYPADALIHAEHAVAWAERAGDPAGRAAALTMAARIQQGRGTPDHVDTLRRALEAGAAAEAGADAAAGRDPGGRRPAPRRRTPEQDGGVDPEPHAGIDPGTGHGPNPGQAAAPTPGSAPAPTDHAPEPTRASPEHAHAPAHAPTAAREHAPDPTTAGARIIHDPRRVAVCFALLEDRPAEAERLLAELRPLVGDGNGPADLVRLLGSAVQLHAHTGDGRTAREEAARLVALARDVGASPGPPWYAAATAELAGGTLEQALGYAELGLAASEEETDSVFAAHCLHLSGAVRLFRRDTAGALADLLRVRDLTRELCIGDPAAIPYHADLAEALVAAGDVEAATLTVAEARGRAEELARRSVLAALDRAEALCHAAAGRFPPAEELLTTALATFERLAYPLECGRVLLARSAVEHRRRRPARARESYAAAEAVFRAAGAPLWAPARPERAGAPAGLAGLTEAEQRIADLVADGRGNRDIANSLYVSVKTVEAMLTRIYRKLGVRSRVQLVALVHRELTELGHRDGRRSPNDRPPSSVSR from the coding sequence ATGACCACGCGCCGCCCGCTGGTGGATCAGGTAGGCGGACAGTTACGGCGGGCCGGCGCGGTGGCGGTGGTCGGACCCACCGGGTTCGGCAAGTCGCAGGTGCTGGACGACGTTTGCTCCGCGTGGCAGGCGGCCGGGGATCCGGTGGTCCGGCTCAGTTCGGCCCGCACCGACGCGCAGATCGCCTACGCGCCGCTGATGGACCTGTTCTCCGCGTGTCCGGCCGAGGTGCGCGGCGAACTGTCCGATCTCCAGCGGTCGGCGATGGACTGGGTGCTGCGCCGGGTGGGCGGGCCCGAGCCGGACACCACCACCTTCCGGGTCACCGTGCTGTCCTGCCTGCATGCCTGGGGGCGGCGGGCCCGGCCGCTGCTCGCCGCCGACGACGTGCAGTGGTGGGGGCCGGGCAGCCTGGACGTGTTCGGGTTCGCGGCGCGGCGCAGCCGGGGCAGTGTGTCGCTGCTCGCCGCGTTGCGCCCGGACGGACCGTCGCCGCACGACGTGCTGGGCGGCGGCGCGGTCGAGATCGGCATCCCGCCGCTGGGGCCGCAGGAATCGATCGCGGTGGTGCGCTCGTTCGGCATCCCGCTGCGGGCCGCCGCCCGGATCCACACGGCGACCGGCGGCAGTCCGCGCCTGGTTTCGGACATCGCCGCCGGGCTGGCCCGCGCCGGGATCCCGATCGATGCCCTGGACGCCACCCCGCTGGCCCCGTACGCGCGCCACGCGATGCGCGCCCGGCTGGCCGACCTGGCCGAACCGGTGCGCCGGGTACTGCTGTTGGCCGCGCTCGCGGCGGAGCCCACGCCGGCCGGTGTACGTCGAGCCGCGGGATCGTCGGCCGAGGCCGCGCTGGCCGCCGCGGAGGCCGCGGGGGTGGTCCGGGTGACGGCCGGGGCGGTGGTGTTCACGGCGCCGGTGCTGCGGGAGGGGATCGTCGCCGAGGCGGGCGGCGAGGCGGTACGCCGGGCGCACCGGGTGTTGGCGGCGGCCTCGCTCGCGGCCGACGACCGGGCCTGGCACGCGGCGTGCGCGCTGGGCGCGACCGAGACCGCGCCCGAACTCGTGCCGGGCCTCGCCGAGGCCGCCGCGAGTGCCCGGGGGCGCGGCGACCACATCCGGGCCGCCGAGTTCGGGCTCCTCGCCGTCGACCGCGCCGGCGGCGGTCGCCCGGACCTGCTCGTGACCGCCGCCCGGGACGCCGAGGCCGCGGGGCGCTTCGACCTGGCCCGGACCGCGCTCGACCGCCTGATACGCACCCGGGCCGGACCGGCGGCCCGCGCCCGGGCCGGATTCGCCGTCCTGGACGCCGCCGGGCGAGGCGCCGCGCTGCTCGCCGACGTCGCCGCCCAGGCCCTGGCCGACGCCACCGCCGCCGCCGAACCGGCACTGGTTTCGGCGGCCCATCTGCGGCTGGCCTGGAGCGCGCACCTGGACCGGGGCTATCCGGCCGACGCCCTCATCCACGCGGAGCACGCGGTGGCGTGGGCCGAACGCGCCGGCGACCCGGCGGGCCGAGCCGCCGCACTGACCATGGCGGCCCGGATCCAACAGGGCCGGGGCACCCCGGACCACGTCGACACCCTGCGCCGCGCCCTGGAGGCGGGCGCGGCGGCGGAAGCGGGCGCGGACGCGGCCGCCGGGCGCGACCCGGGAGGAAGGCGGCCCGCACCCCGGCGCCGGACACCCGAGCAGGATGGCGGGGTCGACCCGGAGCCGCATGCCGGAATCGACCCGGGCACCGGGCACGGCCCCAACCCCGGGCAGGCCGCCGCTCCCACCCCGGGATCGGCCCCCGCCCCCACCGACCACGCCCCCGAGCCGACCCGCGCTTCCCCCGAGCACGCCCACGCCCCCGCCCACGCCCCGACCGCAGCCCGCGAGCATGCCCCCGACCCGACCACCGCCGGAGCCCGCATCATCCACGACCCCCGTCGCGTAGCCGTCTGCTTCGCGCTTCTGGAGGATCGCCCCGCCGAGGCCGAGCGCCTGCTCGCCGAGCTGCGCCCCCTGGTCGGCGACGGCAACGGCCCCGCCGACCTGGTCCGGCTGCTCGGCAGCGCGGTGCAACTCCACGCGCACACCGGCGACGGTCGCACCGCCCGCGAGGAGGCCGCCCGGCTGGTGGCGCTGGCCCGGGACGTGGGCGCCTCCCCCGGCCCGCCGTGGTACGCGGCGGCGACCGCCGAACTCGCCGGCGGCACACTGGAACAGGCGCTCGGCTACGCCGAGTTGGGGCTCGCCGCGTCGGAGGAGGAGACGGATTCGGTATTCGCCGCGCACTGCCTGCACCTGTCCGGCGCCGTCCGCCTGTTCCGGCGCGACACCGCCGGCGCGTTGGCCGATCTGCTCCGGGTCCGGGACCTGACCCGGGAGTTGTGCATCGGGGACCCGGCGGCCATCCCCTACCACGCCGACCTCGCCGAAGCCCTGGTCGCCGCCGGCGACGTCGAGGCCGCGACCTTGACGGTGGCGGAGGCCCGGGGTCGCGCCGAGGAGTTGGCGCGGCGGAGCGTGCTGGCCGCGCTGGACCGGGCCGAGGCGCTGTGCCACGCGGCGGCGGGCCGGTTTCCGCCCGCCGAGGAGTTGTTGACCACGGCGCTGGCCACCTTCGAGCGCCTGGCATATCCGCTGGAGTGCGGCCGGGTCCTGCTGGCCCGGTCGGCCGTCGAACACCGGCGCCGCCGCCCGGCCCGGGCCAGGGAGTCGTACGCCGCGGCCGAGGCGGTCTTCCGCGCCGCCGGGGCACCGCTGTGGGCGCCCGCCCGGCCGGAACGGGCCGGCGCGCCGGCCGGGCTCGCGGGGCTGACCGAGGCGGAGCAGCGAATCGCCGACCTGGTCGCCGACGGCCGCGGCAACCGCGACATCGCGAACTCCCTGTACGTCAGCGTCAAGACCGTCGAGGCGATGCTGACCCGGATCTACCGCAAGCTCGGGGTGCGCTCCCGGGTCCAGTTGGTGGCGCTCGTGCACCGGGAACTCACGGAACTCGGGCACCGGGACGGACGCCGGTCCCCGAACGACCGGCCACCGTCCTCGGTCAGTCGGTGA
- a CDS encoding circularly permuted type 2 ATP-grasp protein produces the protein MFAAENRPFLAELAAAHKPDELALARAASDRHLRDLGFLFPTLPTHFRMDRDTHDELHAATARLVSAHEKVMRHVCATLSPTELAETFHIPAAMAGHIDRARMGPGLALARADIIPTETGYAFCELNTFSGVGAGECHHSAKLYADLLGRPVAGGSPFLDLALHYVDRCNRLGLERLVVLDSVRHARRGYGRDQPLVDYLRLLAPDLDVAYLDETTYPARWLRPEQARKILVHRLITFGDTDDEGAFLRSVADSGATITSLFEAELGMHRRWFSLLCDPGLAHLLDADERETVRRYVPTTFDLDPDTLDDVLAARTEYVFKHSYSYGGDGVLIGAEHSAPALRARFVADGVGTWTAQRMVRAATLDLPTADGTTATHRFVLGVYAYGDRTNGALVRASAASTVVNASRGAVSWAFTD, from the coding sequence ATGTTCGCCGCTGAGAACCGCCCCTTCCTGGCCGAGTTGGCCGCCGCCCACAAACCCGACGAACTCGCCCTGGCCCGCGCCGCCTCCGACCGGCACCTGCGCGACCTCGGCTTCCTCTTCCCGACCCTGCCCACACACTTCCGGATGGACCGCGACACCCACGACGAACTGCACGCCGCCACCGCTCGGTTGGTCTCGGCGCACGAAAAGGTGATGCGGCACGTGTGCGCGACGTTGTCGCCCACCGAACTGGCCGAGACCTTCCACATCCCGGCGGCGATGGCCGGACACATCGACCGCGCCCGGATGGGCCCGGGCCTCGCGCTGGCCCGGGCCGACATCATTCCCACCGAAACGGGCTACGCCTTCTGCGAGTTGAACACGTTTTCCGGCGTCGGCGCCGGCGAGTGTCACCACAGCGCGAAGTTGTACGCCGACCTGCTCGGCCGCCCGGTCGCGGGCGGGTCGCCGTTCCTGGACCTCGCCCTGCACTACGTGGACCGGTGCAACCGGCTGGGCCTGGAACGCCTGGTCGTGCTCGACTCCGTCCGGCACGCCCGACGCGGCTACGGCCGGGACCAACCCCTGGTGGACTATCTGCGGCTGCTCGCACCCGACCTCGATGTCGCCTACCTCGACGAGACCACCTATCCCGCGCGGTGGCTGCGCCCGGAGCAGGCCCGGAAGATCCTCGTACACCGGCTGATCACCTTCGGCGACACCGACGACGAGGGCGCCTTCCTCAGATCCGTCGCCGACAGCGGCGCCACCATCACGTCCCTGTTCGAGGCCGAACTCGGCATGCACCGCAGGTGGTTCTCGCTGCTGTGCGATCCCGGCCTGGCCCACCTGCTGGACGCCGACGAACGCGAGACGGTGCGCCGCTACGTGCCCACCACCTTCGACCTCGACCCGGACACTCTCGACGACGTGCTCGCCGCCCGCACCGAATACGTCTTCAAACACAGCTACAGCTACGGCGGCGACGGTGTGCTGATCGGCGCCGAACACTCCGCGCCGGCGCTGCGCGCCCGCTTCGTGGCCGACGGCGTCGGCACCTGGACCGCGCAGCGCATGGTGCGCGCCGCCACGCTGGACCTGCCGACCGCCGACGGCACCACCGCCACACATCGGTTCGTGCTCGGCGTCTACGCCTACGGCGATCGTACGAACGGGGCGCTGGTTCGGGCATCGGCCGCGTCCACGGTGGTCAACGCCTCCCGGGGGGCGGTCTCGTGGGCCTTCACCGACTGA
- a CDS encoding amidase, producing the protein MSEPDSSSDTAPDTAPDTEPSRPGGLAALSVAEAGALLRAGRLTSVDLVEHALGRIEAHDATLHAFVLVLREQALRRARQADLDLRAGLDRGPLHGIPYALKDIFAAEGVPTTNQSWLTVSDTAAEDSAVEARLRTGGAVLLGKLSTYEFALGGPSRDLPFPAAVNPWNPEHIPSGSSSGAGVAVAAGFLRVAFGSDTAGSIRGPAFHCGVVGLKPTYGSVSGHGATPLSYTMDHFGPLGWTVADTAAAFRAVAGPDTRDPRTRDAPAGQGPDRLDGDVRGLRVAYSTAWYADDPATRPEIVAGIERALAHLDRLGAIVEECELPPYETLDACGRIILAAEGFAVHEHNLRGFPWSFGRYTYQKLMPGAGIGASDLLRALAVRGQLVEEFRRRVFAEHDVLITACGQATASRFEDFPTDWPPPRLANDMQTIPFAVTGHPAMSLPIGFAGNGLPIGLQLVGREFGEADLFRAGAAIEAEFGRRHVRPPAFGTGPDAPRRRPDPDAEPADVRR; encoded by the coding sequence ATGTCTGAGCCCGACAGCTCATCCGATACCGCGCCCGACACCGCGCCCGATACCGAGCCTTCCCGGCCCGGCGGGCTCGCCGCGCTCTCCGTCGCCGAGGCCGGCGCGCTGCTGCGCGCCGGGCGGCTCACCTCGGTGGACCTCGTGGAGCACGCGCTGGGCCGGATCGAGGCACACGACGCGACGCTGCACGCGTTCGTCCTGGTCCTGCGCGAGCAGGCGCTGCGCCGCGCCCGGCAGGCCGACCTGGACCTGCGCGCCGGCCTCGACCGCGGCCCGCTGCACGGCATCCCGTACGCGCTCAAGGACATCTTCGCGGCCGAGGGGGTGCCGACCACCAACCAGTCCTGGCTGACCGTGTCCGACACGGCCGCCGAGGACAGCGCCGTCGAGGCCCGGCTGCGGACCGGCGGCGCGGTACTGCTGGGCAAGCTGAGCACCTACGAGTTCGCGCTCGGCGGACCGAGCCGGGACCTGCCCTTCCCGGCGGCGGTGAATCCGTGGAACCCGGAGCACATCCCCAGCGGTTCGTCCTCGGGCGCGGGGGTCGCGGTGGCCGCCGGCTTCCTGCGCGTCGCGTTCGGATCCGATACCGCCGGCTCGATCCGCGGGCCGGCGTTCCACTGCGGGGTGGTCGGCCTCAAGCCGACCTACGGCAGCGTCTCCGGCCACGGCGCCACTCCGCTGTCGTACACCATGGACCACTTCGGACCGCTGGGCTGGACGGTGGCCGACACCGCCGCCGCGTTCCGGGCCGTGGCCGGCCCCGACACCCGCGATCCGCGCACCCGCGACGCGCCGGCGGGGCAGGGGCCGGATCGACTCGACGGGGATGTACGGGGGTTGCGGGTGGCGTACTCGACCGCCTGGTACGCCGACGACCCGGCGACCCGCCCGGAGATCGTCGCGGGCATCGAACGTGCCCTGGCCCACCTCGACCGGCTCGGCGCGATCGTCGAGGAGTGCGAACTCCCGCCCTACGAAACCCTGGACGCCTGCGGCCGAATCATCCTGGCGGCGGAGGGCTTCGCCGTACACGAGCACAATCTGCGCGGCTTCCCCTGGTCGTTCGGGCGGTACACCTACCAGAAGCTGATGCCCGGAGCCGGGATCGGCGCGAGCGACCTGCTGCGCGCCCTGGCGGTACGCGGGCAACTCGTCGAGGAGTTCCGGCGCCGGGTGTTCGCCGAGCACGACGTGTTGATCACCGCCTGCGGCCAGGCGACCGCGTCCCGATTCGAGGACTTTCCCACCGACTGGCCGCCGCCGAGGCTGGCCAACGACATGCAGACGATCCCGTTCGCGGTCACCGGACATCCGGCCATGTCGCTGCCGATCGGGTTCGCCGGCAACGGCCTGCCGATCGGATTGCAGCTCGTGGGACGCGAGTTCGGCGAGGCGGACCTGTTCCGGGCGGGCGCGGCGATCGAGGCCGAATTCGGCCGCCGCCACGTCCGACCGCCGGCGTTCGGGACCGGCCCGGACGCCCCGCGCCGTCGACCCGACCCCGATGCGGAGCCCGCCGATGTTCGCCGCTGA